The Natronosporangium hydrolyticum nucleotide sequence TCGTAGGCGGAACCTCCGCCCGTCCGCACCCCGGTCGCGGTGAGTTACTCCGTCGGTTCAGCGAGACTCATCACGCCATAGTCATAAGCATGCCGGCGGTAGACCACGCTGGCCCGGCCGGACTCCTTATCCAGGAACAGATAGAAGTCGTGCCCCAGCAGCTCCATCTGGAACAGGGCGTCGTCGATCGTCATCGGGACGGCGGAGTGCTCCTTCTCCCGGACGATGTGCCACGGCTGGTCATCGGCCTCCGCCGCGGCGACTGCGGCCTCGACCGCGGAGGCGGCCGACTCCGAGAGACCGGCGACCTCGACCGACGGCGCCGGCTCGAACGCCTTCGTCAGGTCGGTGGGGAGATTGGCGGTCGCTTCGGCCACCGAGGTCGGGGTACGCCCCGGCCCCCGGTGAACCCGGCGTCGGTCAGCTGCCCGCCGGAGCCGGGTATAGAGCTTGTTGACGGCTTCGTCGAGCGCGGAGTAGAAATCCCGCGCCGCGGCCTCAGCCCGCACCACCGGGCCACGTGACCGGCAGGTGATCTCGACTCGCTGGCAGTGGCCCTGCTGCCGGGGGTTCTTCTCGTGCAGCAGCTCAACATCGATGCTGATGATTTTGCGATCGAGCCGGGCCACCTTGTCGATCTTCTCCGCGACATGCTCGCGGTAGTGCTCCGGCACCTCGACGTTGCGGCCTTTGACGACGATATCCACGCCTTACCTCCCCATGCTCCTCGTTACTCCGCAGGCACTGCGGAGGCAGCGGCCAAGCGTTCCTAGAAGTCTGACGCTAGCGCTTGAAGCGCGCCGCGTCACCCCCAGCGGCCGATGGGACTGTCTGCGCATCATGCCCTCAGTGGTACGAGCCGTACGAAGTCACAACAGAATAGTCGAACCCCTGCCGGGTTCACCAACCACGTCGTCCATTCGAGGACACCCCACCCGGCAGCGGATAGCGCCGCTGGGTGGCGGCGAGCACCGCCGCCACCGACACCGGGGTATCCGCCGCCGCCAGCCTGGCGGTCGCGGCAGCCAAGGTGGCGCCGGTGGTGACCACATCATCGAGCAGCACCACCGCCGCCCGGGTACGAGTCAGGTGGCGCTGGAGCCCCGCCGCCGACCAGCGCCGCAGCCGCAGCGTGGCCTGCGCCGTCGCGGCCCGCTGCCGATGGTCCAGGCCCGCCGAATCGGGCCGGGGCAGCGCCCGCAGCGGCCTTGCCACCACCGCCGGCACCCCGGCCCGGCGTAATTCCCGCCCCGCCACACGGGCCAGCCGATACAGGTGGTCGCCGTGCCGGGCCCGCGCCGCAGCCGGCGTATCCGGGATCGGCACCAGCACCACCCCGCCCGCCGCCGGAGCCGAGGCTGAGACCGCCGCCGAAGCCGACTCCCAGGCCGAGGCCGCCGCCGCGACCACAGCGGCGAGCAGCCGGCCCAACGGCCGCGCCAGCCGGTGCCGCCCCCGATCCTTGTACGCCACGAGCAGCTCGCCGAGCACCCCGTCGTAGTCAGCGAGCGCCCAGCACGGCGGGAACCCGCTCGGCGCCGGCTCCGGCCGGGTGGGGCCGGGGACCGCCCCAGCCACCATCGCGACGCACTCCGCGCAGACCCCGTACCGCAGCCCCGACCGGGCCTGCCCGCACCCCGCACAACCGCCCGGCAGCAACAGCTCCACCGCGGCGGCGAACATGCCCACCCGCGGCCCGGCGACTCCCCGGGGCGCCACCGTCACCCCAGGAAGAACGGGGCCCGGGGCGGAGAGTCCGGCTCATCCGGCGCATCCAGCAGATCGACCGGCCGGATCAGGCTCGGCACCCCGGCGAAGGTGTACGCCTGCCCGTTCGCCTCATACATCAACCTCGGCACCGCGGTAGCGTCGGCCGCCGGATGCGCCACCAGCGCGGTGACGGTGGCGTTGCTCAGATCGTGCAACGGCTCCTCGACCGCCCCATCGGCGCTCAACCGGTGCAGCCCCACCCGGCCGTCGGTCTCCCCCGCCACCACCAGTTGATTCTCGTGGGTGAAGGCGACCCCGGCGAGCTGGGTCACGGTCGTCGGCAACCTCCGCGCCGCCTGCACCGTCACCGACTCGGCGTCGACCCGCAGCTGCGCGACGTACAGCTGGTCACCGGCGACCAGCGCCAGTCGGCGCTGCTCTGGCGCCAGCGCTACCGCGGTGATCGGCCCAGCCAGCCCCGAGATCGCGACCACCGTCGACTCGCCGGTCACAGTGAAGCGATGCAGCTCACCGTCGGCGGCGACCAGGCCGGTGGCGGCGTCGCCGGCGCCGACCCACACCGGCTGTCCGAACTCCCCGGCGACCAGGCCGGTGTCGGTCTCGCGGGGCGCGTCGTCGCCGCTGGACTCCAAGACTGTGACCCGTTGCTGCCCCTCACCGGCGCCGCGGACCAGCGCCGCGAGATCACCGCCAGCGGTCAGGGCAGCTGCCTGAACCCCGAAATTGACCTCGTCGGTGAGGACCGCCGGCTGCCGCGCCCGGTCGCTACTGTAGGCCCGGACCGCCCCGTCGAGCAGCACGAACCGCGTCGGGTCGGCCGGCG carries:
- a CDS encoding ComF family protein, encoding MFAAAVELLLPGGCAGCGQARSGLRYGVCAECVAMVAGAVPGPTRPEPAPSGFPPCWALADYDGVLGELLVAYKDRGRHRLARPLGRLLAAVVAAAASAWESASAAVSASAPAAGGVVLVPIPDTPAAARARHGDHLYRLARVAGRELRRAGVPAVVARPLRALPRPDSAGLDHRQRAATAQATLRLRRWSAAGLQRHLTRTRAAVVLLDDVVTTGATLAAATARLAAADTPVSVAAVLAATQRRYPLPGGVSSNGRRGW
- the hpf gene encoding ribosome hibernation-promoting factor, HPF/YfiA family produces the protein MDIVVKGRNVEVPEHYREHVAEKIDKVARLDRKIISIDVELLHEKNPRQQGHCQRVEITCRSRGPVVRAEAAARDFYSALDEAVNKLYTRLRRAADRRRVHRGPGRTPTSVAEATANLPTDLTKAFEPAPSVEVAGLSESAASAVEAAVAAAEADDQPWHIVREKEHSAVPMTIDDALFQMELLGHDFYLFLDKESGRASVVYRRHAYDYGVMSLAEPTE